In Niallia sp. FSL W8-0635, one genomic interval encodes:
- a CDS encoding pyridoxal phosphate-dependent aminotransferase, with product MEIQLAQRVNALTPSTTLAITAKAAELRAAGHDVIGLGAGEPDFNTPQNIIDAAVKSMNEGHTKYTPASGLLTLKKEIAAKLKKDQHLDYETNQIIVTNGAKHGLYTLFQVILDKGDEVIIPTPYWVSYPEQVKLAEGEPVFVEGFESNEFKITPEQLKGAITSKTKAVIINSPSNPTGMIYTQEELQAIGDICLEHNILIISDEIYEKLVYGDSQHVSIASLSPALKEATIIINGVSKSHSMTGWRIGYAAGSKEIITAMTNLASHSTSNPTTPSQYATIEAYSGPQDSVEEMRQAFNKRLDIIHEKLNEIPGFSCLKPKGAFYLFPNVQKAVELTGYNSVDDFANGLLEEALVAVVPGSGFGADSYIRLSYATSLEKLEDAVTRIGQFVEKKMVVNK from the coding sequence ATGGAAATTCAATTAGCACAAAGAGTTAACGCATTAACACCATCCACAACGCTTGCCATTACTGCAAAAGCTGCTGAATTAAGAGCAGCTGGCCATGATGTGATTGGTTTAGGAGCAGGAGAGCCTGATTTTAACACTCCTCAAAATATAATTGACGCTGCTGTCAAGAGCATGAATGAAGGACACACAAAATACACACCTGCTTCCGGATTACTAACACTGAAAAAAGAAATAGCAGCGAAATTAAAGAAAGATCAGCACTTAGATTATGAAACAAATCAAATTATCGTCACTAATGGTGCGAAACATGGGTTATATACTTTATTCCAGGTTATTTTGGATAAAGGGGACGAAGTAATTATTCCTACTCCATATTGGGTCAGTTATCCAGAACAAGTGAAGCTTGCAGAAGGAGAGCCTGTTTTTGTAGAAGGTTTTGAATCGAATGAATTTAAAATTACTCCAGAACAATTAAAAGGTGCAATAACTTCCAAAACGAAAGCAGTCATTATCAATTCCCCAAGCAATCCAACAGGAATGATTTATACGCAAGAAGAATTACAGGCAATAGGTGACATTTGCTTAGAACATAATATCTTAATTATTTCAGATGAAATTTATGAAAAATTAGTTTACGGAGATAGTCAGCATGTTTCGATTGCTTCATTATCGCCTGCCCTTAAAGAAGCGACAATTATTATAAATGGTGTATCAAAATCTCACTCTATGACTGGCTGGAGAATTGGATATGCTGCGGGTTCGAAAGAAATAATAACGGCGATGACAAATCTTGCAAGTCATAGTACTTCCAATCCAACAACGCCATCACAGTATGCGACGATTGAGGCATATTCCGGTCCTCAAGATTCGGTAGAAGAAATGCGCCAAGCATTTAATAAGCGATTAGATATCATTCATGAAAAATTAAATGAAATTCCTGGTTTTTCTTGTTTAAAGCCTAAAGGGGCATTTTATCTTTTTCCAAATGTACAAAAGGCTGTAGAATTAACAGGATATAATTCAGTAGATGACTTTGCTAATGGATTGTTAGAAGAAGCATTAGTAGCTGTTGTACCAGGTTCCGGATTTGGAGCAGACAGCTATATTCGTCTATCTTATGCAACATCGCTTGAAAAGCTAGAAGATGCTGTAACTAGAATTGGACAGTTCGTGGAAAAGAAAATGGTCGTTAACAAATAA
- a CDS encoding cell wall elongation regulator TseB-like domain-containing protein, with translation MKKWIWIIIVVFLIGLGVSINAYVQAMKPVKSAREIAETIAKKETEMKKMDSFQLYNGKESYYILEGKNDNNEDIIVWINEDNHQVTQRTKKDGLTKQEALNILLSKQSPEKINAVRLGMYDGLPVWEIYSHTDKDSLNYHWIDFETGEILLTIENY, from the coding sequence ATGAAAAAATGGATTTGGATTATTATTGTTGTTTTTCTTATTGGATTAGGTGTAAGTATTAATGCATATGTACAAGCTATGAAGCCTGTTAAATCTGCAAGAGAGATAGCAGAAACAATCGCTAAGAAAGAAACGGAAATGAAAAAAATGGACAGCTTTCAATTATATAATGGGAAGGAATCCTATTATATTTTAGAAGGAAAAAATGATAATAATGAAGATATTATTGTTTGGATAAATGAAGATAACCATCAAGTTACGCAAAGAACGAAAAAAGATGGGCTGACCAAACAAGAAGCGCTTAATATATTATTATCGAAGCAATCACCAGAGAAAATTAATGCTGTCAGACTAGGAATGTATGATGGATTACCTGTCTGGGAGATTTATTCTCATACAGATAAGGATTCTTTAAACTACCATTGGATAGATTTTGAAACAGGAGAAATCCTGTTAACAATTGAAAATTATTAA
- the dinG gene encoding ATP-dependent DNA helicase DinG yields MSNKFVVVDLETNGNSPRKGDRIIQFAAVVIENGKIVEEYSSLLNPLQPISPFIEELTGITDEMVESAPIFDEIGDKIVSLLEDAYFVAHNVLFDLSFLNEELEQAGFRKFYGPILDTVELARILYPTADSYKLTDLAAQEGIVHSRPHQADSDAYVTAELLLLLLEKLNALPQVTTKQLEFLSSSLKSDLDIYIESLIQEKQSKVEYIPDKWEVYRGLTIKRLPSGLGANQGKDSSVSFNVDLIEKQMKDTFSFYQRREGQLEMMKSVHQAFSDEMHGLIEAGTGVGKSLGYLVPAAYFSIENKQQVIISTFTTQLQEQLFHKDLPLLKSILPFPITYTLLKGRNHYISLDKFEVSLNEQEDNYDIVLTKMQILIWLTETETGDKDELNLTSGGVNYWEKIKNDGNFSLPISKEWAQKDFYRRTRNAAQKANMIITNHALLVKDLTAEQQLLPSYEYVIIDEGHHFEKTATKHFGFRFSYIAVRLSINAIGTTEQKQLMYHLENMIGDSNPAQKLEFNQFIVALHVELDELFRAVLRYVKKTNQPRRDSKGSYRIKNDGMGDWNAVKSVAERIIFLWKDGREVLLQRVSRLKEQDRKFTSSQMLVVERIESILNDWQVYINQLREIFLREGSDIAWLEADGKNFPNNAVLYTQPSSVAETLQHIFFDKKKSVVFTSATITVNNSFEYYVKVLGLGKNQLEVQIDSPFDYNQQVQLLIPTDVPEINSVSLNEYVSTIGEQIIKIAQVTKGRMLILFTANDMLKKTYDYMKESGCLEEYAILAQGITNGSRMRLTRNFQRYDKAILLGTNSFWEGIDIPGEDLTCLVIVRLPFSSPEDPLTEAKNEEIKNNGGNPFLENSLPEAVLRFKQGFGRLIRSEEDKGFIIVFDRRIVTTSYGETFLQSIPAVPIKQQNSEQMVKFIENWLK; encoded by the coding sequence ATGAGTAACAAATTTGTAGTAGTTGATTTGGAGACAAACGGTAATTCTCCGAGAAAAGGGGATCGAATTATTCAATTTGCAGCGGTTGTTATTGAAAATGGGAAGATAGTAGAGGAATATTCCTCCTTGCTAAATCCTCTTCAGCCAATCTCACCGTTTATTGAAGAATTAACTGGAATAACGGACGAAATGGTTGAATCTGCTCCTATTTTTGATGAAATTGGAGATAAAATTGTTTCTTTATTGGAGGATGCATATTTTGTAGCCCATAATGTATTATTTGATCTTTCCTTTTTAAATGAAGAGTTGGAACAGGCTGGATTTAGAAAATTTTATGGACCGATTCTTGATACAGTAGAATTAGCGAGAATATTATATCCTACAGCAGACAGTTATAAATTAACAGATCTTGCAGCACAAGAAGGGATTGTCCATAGCAGACCACATCAAGCTGATAGCGATGCTTATGTTACAGCAGAACTATTGCTACTTTTGTTAGAGAAGCTAAACGCTTTGCCTCAAGTAACAACGAAGCAATTAGAATTTTTAAGTTCATCGTTAAAAAGCGATTTAGATATATATATAGAAAGTCTCATACAAGAAAAACAATCCAAAGTGGAGTATATTCCTGATAAATGGGAGGTATACCGAGGGTTAACGATTAAACGTTTGCCTAGTGGTTTAGGTGCTAATCAAGGAAAAGATTCTTCGGTTTCTTTTAATGTAGATCTAATAGAAAAGCAAATGAAAGATACTTTTTCTTTTTATCAGAGAAGAGAAGGACAATTAGAAATGATGAAGTCAGTGCATCAGGCTTTTTCGGATGAAATGCACGGACTTATAGAAGCAGGAACTGGTGTTGGGAAGTCGCTTGGTTATTTAGTTCCGGCTGCTTATTTTTCAATTGAGAATAAGCAGCAAGTAATTATTAGTACATTTACAACCCAATTACAAGAACAACTTTTTCATAAGGATTTGCCTTTGCTTAAAAGCATTCTACCTTTTCCCATTACTTATACGCTATTAAAAGGGAGAAATCATTATATTAGTTTAGATAAATTTGAAGTTTCTTTAAATGAGCAGGAAGACAATTATGATATTGTTCTGACAAAAATGCAAATTTTAATCTGGTTAACGGAAACAGAAACAGGAGATAAAGATGAACTGAATTTAACAAGTGGCGGAGTTAATTATTGGGAAAAAATAAAGAATGATGGGAATTTTTCGCTACCTATTTCAAAAGAATGGGCACAGAAAGATTTTTATAGAAGGACTCGTAATGCAGCACAGAAAGCAAATATGATTATTACAAATCATGCATTGCTTGTAAAAGACCTTACTGCTGAGCAACAGTTATTGCCTTCATACGAATATGTCATTATAGATGAAGGACATCATTTTGAAAAAACGGCGACAAAGCATTTTGGCTTCCGCTTTTCCTATATTGCTGTGCGATTAAGCATTAATGCTATTGGTACAACTGAACAAAAGCAACTGATGTATCATTTGGAAAATATGATAGGGGATTCCAATCCTGCACAAAAATTGGAGTTTAATCAATTTATTGTAGCGTTACATGTAGAACTGGATGAGCTTTTTCGAGCAGTACTTCGCTATGTGAAAAAGACAAATCAACCAAGAAGAGATAGTAAAGGAAGCTATCGAATTAAGAATGATGGTATGGGAGATTGGAATGCTGTTAAAAGTGTTGCGGAACGAATTATTTTTCTTTGGAAGGATGGAAGAGAAGTTCTTTTACAAAGAGTTTCTAGGTTAAAAGAACAAGACAGGAAGTTTACCTCATCCCAAATGCTTGTAGTGGAGAGAATCGAGTCCATTTTAAATGATTGGCAAGTATATATAAATCAATTAAGGGAGATATTTTTACGAGAGGGAAGCGATATTGCATGGTTAGAAGCGGATGGAAAGAATTTTCCTAATAATGCCGTTTTATACACACAGCCTTCTTCTGTAGCAGAAACATTACAACATATCTTTTTTGATAAGAAAAAAAGTGTTGTCTTTACATCAGCTACAATAACCGTGAATAATTCATTTGAATACTATGTAAAAGTTTTAGGACTTGGAAAAAACCAACTTGAAGTTCAAATTGATTCCCCATTTGACTATAATCAACAGGTTCAATTACTTATACCAACAGATGTTCCAGAGATTAATTCGGTATCATTAAATGAGTATGTATCTACAATTGGAGAACAAATAATCAAAATCGCTCAAGTAACAAAAGGAAGAATGCTTATACTCTTTACTGCAAATGATATGCTGAAAAAAACATATGATTATATGAAAGAAAGTGGCTGTTTAGAAGAATACGCAATTCTGGCACAAGGCATTACAAATGGAAGCAGGATGAGATTAACTCGTAATTTTCAACGATATGATAAAGCAATATTATTAGGAACAAATAGTTTTTGGGAAGGTATTGATATTCCAGGAGAGGATTTAACTTGCTTAGTTATTGTAAGGCTGCCGTTTTCCTCACCAGAAGATCCCCTAACTGAAGCAAAAAACGAGGAAATTAAAAACAACGGAGGAAACCCGTTTCTTGAAAATAGCCTTCCTGAAGCTGTCTTGCGTTTTAAACAAGGGTTTGGTAGATTGATTCGTTCTGAAGAGGATAAGGGATTTATTATTGTTTTTGACCGCCGAATTGTTACAACATCTTATGGAGAGACATTTCTACAGTCCATTCCCGCTGTACCGATTAAACAGCAAAATAGTGAGCAAATGGTTAAATTTATTGAAAACTGGCTGAAATAA
- the panD gene encoding aspartate 1-decarboxylase gives MFRVMMNGKIHRATVTEANLNYVGSITIDEDILDAVGMVANEKVQIVNNNNGARLETYIIPGERGTGTICLNGAAARLVQVGDIVIIISYCYVSNEELLHHQPKVAIMDEYNRVATILHQEPEKTVL, from the coding sequence ATGTTTCGAGTAATGATGAATGGAAAAATCCATCGAGCAACTGTAACGGAAGCGAATTTAAACTATGTTGGCAGTATAACGATAGATGAAGATATATTAGATGCTGTTGGGATGGTAGCTAATGAAAAAGTCCAAATTGTTAATAATAATAATGGAGCAAGATTAGAAACTTATATTATTCCGGGCGAACGAGGAACAGGAACTATTTGTTTAAACGGCGCAGCTGCAAGACTTGTGCAAGTAGGCGACATCGTTATTATTATTTCTTATTGCTATGTTTCAAATGAGGAGTTGCTCCATCATCAGCCTAAAGTTGCGATAATGGACGAATATAATCGCGTTGCAACGATTCTTCATCAAGAACCAGAGAAGACCGTGCTGTAA
- the panC gene encoding pantoate--beta-alanine ligase produces the protein MKIVSNPQQLQEISTRLRKDQLTIGFVPTMGYLHEGHRALLKEAREQNEIVIMSIFVNPLQFGPNEDLESYPRDFERDKQVAIEEEVDYLFHPTVEEMYPEQMSVTVKVGRRTNCLCGRSRPGHFDGVATVLTKLFHLVQPTNVYFGKKDAQQVAVVDGLIQDFHFPINLVDVNTVREEDGLAKSSRNIRLTPTERQEAGILYKSLSLARAELIKGQDNLELLKKQVMDLIERESSGKVDYFEILTYPRLEMVKELTGEIIIATAVQFGKARLIDNIIFELENTPR, from the coding sequence ATGAAAATAGTATCTAATCCACAGCAATTACAGGAAATATCGACTCGACTAAGAAAGGATCAACTAACTATTGGCTTTGTTCCAACGATGGGCTATCTTCATGAAGGACATCGAGCATTGCTAAAAGAGGCGAGAGAGCAAAATGAAATTGTTATTATGAGCATATTCGTTAATCCACTTCAATTTGGACCAAATGAAGATTTAGAATCCTATCCAAGAGACTTTGAGCGCGATAAACAGGTTGCAATTGAAGAAGAGGTAGATTATTTATTCCATCCTACTGTTGAAGAAATGTACCCTGAACAAATGTCTGTTACGGTAAAAGTGGGGCGACGTACGAATTGTTTATGTGGTCGTTCAAGGCCTGGACATTTTGACGGGGTCGCTACGGTTCTAACGAAACTGTTTCATTTAGTACAGCCAACAAATGTGTATTTTGGCAAGAAAGATGCCCAACAAGTGGCAGTAGTGGATGGGTTAATTCAAGACTTTCATTTTCCTATTAATCTAGTTGATGTTAATACTGTAAGAGAAGAGGATGGTTTAGCGAAGAGCTCTAGAAATATTCGCCTGACGCCAACAGAAAGACAAGAAGCTGGTATTCTCTATAAATCCTTAAGCCTAGCAAGAGCTGAATTAATAAAAGGGCAAGATAATTTGGAATTATTGAAGAAACAAGTGATGGACTTAATAGAAAGGGAATCAAGTGGAAAGGTTGACTACTTTGAGATACTTACCTATCCCCGATTAGAGATGGTAAAGGAGTTAACAGGAGAAATTATTATTGCGACTGCAGTCCAATTTGGTAAGGCAAGATTAATTGATAATATTATCTTTGAGTTAGAAAATACGCCTAGATAA